One segment of Mycolicibacterium baixiangningiae DNA contains the following:
- a CDS encoding ParA family protein — MTNDAAGADAPVATGLTGRPQRQIPEPAPRSTHGPAKVIAMCNQKGGVGKTTSTINLGASLAEYGRRVLLVDLDPQGALSAGLGVPHYELDHTVHNLLVEPRVSIEDVVINTRVRNLDLVPSNIDLSAAEIQLVNEVGREQTLARALHPVLDRYDYVLIDCQPSLGLLTVNGLACSDGVIIPTECEYFSLRGLALLTDTVDKVRDRLNPKLDISGILVTRYDPRTVNAREVMARVVERFGDLVFDTVISRTVRFPETSVAGEPITTWAPKSTGAEAYRSLAREVIDRFGA, encoded by the coding sequence ATGACCAATGACGCCGCGGGTGCCGACGCGCCTGTGGCGACGGGTCTGACCGGGCGGCCGCAGCGACAGATCCCGGAGCCCGCACCCCGCAGCACGCACGGACCGGCCAAGGTCATCGCGATGTGCAACCAGAAGGGTGGGGTCGGCAAGACCACCTCGACCATCAACCTCGGCGCCAGCCTCGCCGAATACGGACGGCGGGTGCTGCTGGTCGACCTCGACCCCCAGGGGGCGCTGTCGGCCGGACTGGGCGTACCGCACTACGAACTCGACCACACCGTGCACAACCTGCTCGTCGAGCCGAGGGTGTCGATCGAGGACGTCGTCATCAACACCCGCGTCAGGAACCTCGATCTGGTGCCGAGCAACATCGACCTGTCGGCCGCGGAGATCCAGCTGGTCAACGAGGTCGGCCGCGAGCAGACGCTGGCCCGCGCCCTGCATCCGGTGCTCGACCGCTACGACTACGTGCTGATCGACTGCCAGCCTTCGCTCGGACTGCTCACGGTCAACGGCCTGGCCTGCAGTGACGGCGTGATCATCCCCACCGAATGCGAGTACTTCTCGCTGCGCGGGCTGGCGCTGCTCACCGACACCGTCGACAAGGTCCGCGACCGGCTCAACCCGAAACTCGACATCAGCGGCATTCTGGTCACCCGCTACGACCCGCGCACGGTCAACGCCCGAGAAGTGATGGCGCGGGTGGTGGAGCGGTTCGGCGATCTGGTCTTCGACACCGTCATCAGCCGCACCGTGCGTTTTCCCGAGACCAGCGTCGCCGGCGAGCCGATCACCACGTGGGCGCCGAAGTCGACCGGCGCGGAGGCCTACCGGTCGTTGGCACGGGAAGTCATCGACCGGTTCGGCGCGTGA
- the der gene encoding ribosome biogenesis GTPase Der, producing the protein MTSPEDGTSPEDGTWVDERDWELGAEEVAEAIEEAAAPPPVVAVVGRPNVGKSTLVNRILGRREAVVQDIPGVTRDRVSYDATWSGRRFVVQDTGGWEPDAKGLQQLVADQATVAMRTADAIILVVDAVVGATAADEAAARMLRKSGKPVFLAANKVDTERGEADAAALWSLGMGEPNAVSAIHGRGVADLLDRVLEKLPSVSEVGGGGGGPRRVALVGKPNVGKSSLLNRLAGDERSVVHDVAGTTVDPVDSLIELGGKTWRFVDTAGLRRKVGQASGHEFYASVRTHGAIDAAEVVLVLIDASQPLTEQDQRVLSMVIEAGRALVLAFNKWDLVDEDRRYVLDREIDRELAQVQWAPRVNISAMTGRAVQKLVPALETSLQSWDARISTGRLNTFLKEIVAATPPPVRGGKQPRILFATQATARPPTFVLFTSGFLEAGYRRFLERRLRETFGFEGSPIRINVRVREKRGSQSRK; encoded by the coding sequence ATGACATCACCCGAGGACGGGACATCACCCGAGGACGGCACCTGGGTCGACGAACGGGACTGGGAACTGGGCGCCGAAGAGGTCGCCGAGGCGATCGAGGAGGCCGCCGCGCCACCACCGGTGGTGGCCGTCGTCGGCAGGCCCAACGTCGGGAAGTCGACCCTGGTGAACCGCATCCTGGGCCGGCGTGAAGCGGTGGTACAGGACATCCCCGGTGTCACCCGGGACCGCGTCTCCTACGACGCGACGTGGTCGGGGCGCCGCTTCGTCGTGCAGGACACCGGCGGCTGGGAGCCCGACGCCAAAGGGCTGCAACAGTTGGTGGCCGATCAGGCCACTGTCGCGATGCGGACCGCGGACGCGATCATCCTCGTGGTCGACGCCGTCGTCGGCGCCACCGCCGCCGACGAAGCCGCCGCCCGCATGCTGCGCAAGTCGGGCAAACCGGTGTTCCTGGCGGCCAACAAGGTCGACACCGAACGCGGTGAGGCCGATGCGGCCGCGCTGTGGTCGCTGGGTATGGGCGAGCCGAATGCGGTGAGCGCCATTCATGGCCGCGGCGTCGCCGACCTGCTCGACCGGGTGCTCGAGAAGCTGCCCTCGGTGTCCGAGGTCGGCGGGGGCGGCGGAGGTCCGCGCCGCGTCGCCCTGGTCGGCAAGCCCAACGTGGGGAAGAGTTCGCTGCTCAACCGCCTCGCCGGCGATGAGCGTTCGGTGGTTCACGACGTCGCGGGCACCACCGTCGACCCGGTGGACTCGCTGATCGAGCTCGGCGGCAAGACGTGGCGGTTCGTCGACACGGCTGGTCTGCGCCGCAAGGTCGGGCAGGCCAGCGGACACGAGTTCTACGCCTCGGTGCGCACCCACGGCGCCATCGACGCCGCCGAAGTGGTGCTCGTCCTGATCGACGCCTCCCAACCGCTCACCGAACAGGACCAGCGGGTGCTCTCGATGGTCATCGAGGCGGGGCGCGCGCTGGTGCTCGCGTTCAACAAGTGGGATCTGGTCGACGAGGATCGCCGCTATGTGCTGGACCGCGAGATCGACCGGGAACTGGCGCAGGTGCAGTGGGCGCCGCGGGTCAACATCTCGGCGATGACCGGGCGGGCCGTGCAGAAACTGGTGCCCGCCCTGGAGACCTCGCTGCAGTCGTGGGACGCCCGCATCTCGACGGGCCGGCTGAACACGTTTCTCAAGGAGATCGTGGCGGCCACCCCGCCTCCGGTGCGCGGCGGCAAGCAGCCGCGAATCCTGTTCGCCACCCAGGCCACCGCGCGGCCGCCCACCTTCGTGCTGTTCACCAGCGGCTTCCTCGAGGCCGGCTACCGCCGGTTCCTCGAACGGCGGCTGCGCGAGACCTTCGGGTTCGAGGGCAGCCCGATCCGGATCAACGTACGGGTACGCGAGAAGCGCGGCTCGCAGTCGCGCAAGTAG
- a CDS encoding sulfite exporter TauE/SafE family protein, with amino-acid sequence MRSLLIIALVGVGAQLVDGALGMAFGVTASTLLVLSGVAAAQASAAVHLAEVGTTLASGISHWRFKNIDWSIVAKLGVPGAVGAFLGATLLSALSTDDAAPLMAAILLCIGVYVLLRFSLRTPPTIGGNGTKHGAKFLTPLGLFGGFIDASGGGGWGPITTSTLLSSGKTAPRTVIGSVSASEFLVAASASLGFLVGLRNEFFDNLGVVLALAVGGVIAAPFAAWLVSRVSPALLGTGVGGVIVLTNSQKLVHYFGIGWPWSTFVYAVIVVAWAVCLMLAWRIMRAPAYVPRELEAQVAVVERPAETADEVR; translated from the coding sequence ATGCGTTCGCTCCTCATCATCGCCCTCGTCGGGGTAGGCGCCCAACTCGTCGACGGTGCACTCGGGATGGCGTTCGGCGTCACTGCGTCGACCCTGCTCGTCCTGTCGGGGGTGGCCGCCGCCCAGGCGAGCGCCGCGGTACACCTGGCCGAGGTGGGCACGACGCTGGCGTCGGGAATCTCGCACTGGCGGTTCAAGAACATCGACTGGTCCATCGTCGCCAAACTCGGCGTACCCGGGGCGGTCGGCGCATTCTTGGGCGCCACGCTGCTGTCGGCGCTGTCCACCGACGACGCGGCGCCGCTGATGGCGGCGATCCTGTTGTGCATCGGGGTCTACGTACTGCTGCGCTTCTCGCTGCGCACGCCGCCGACGATCGGCGGCAACGGCACCAAACACGGAGCGAAGTTCCTCACTCCGCTCGGACTGTTCGGCGGATTCATCGACGCCTCCGGCGGCGGTGGGTGGGGTCCGATCACCACCAGCACCCTGCTCTCCAGCGGCAAGACCGCGCCGCGCACGGTGATCGGCTCGGTCAGCGCGTCGGAGTTCCTGGTCGCGGCGTCCGCGTCGCTGGGCTTTCTGGTCGGCCTGCGGAACGAGTTCTTCGACAACCTCGGCGTGGTCCTGGCTCTGGCCGTCGGCGGCGTCATCGCCGCGCCCTTCGCCGCCTGGCTGGTCAGCCGGGTCAGCCCGGCGCTCCTGGGCACGGGCGTAGGTGGCGTCATCGTGCTCACCAACTCCCAGAAGCTGGTGCACTACTTCGGGATCGGATGGCCGTGGTCGACGTTCGTCTATGCGGTGATCGTGGTCGCGTGGGCGGTCTGCCTGATGCTCGCGTGGCGGATCATGCGCGCGCCGGCTTACGTGCCGCGCGAGCTCGAAGCGCAGGTCGCGGTTGTCGAGCGGCCGGCGGAAACCGCCGACGAGGTGCGCTGA
- the scpB gene encoding SMC-Scp complex subunit ScpB produces MTDEISEGNLGIDVATAPELDDSELRNVLEALLLVVDTPATVDQLAAVIEQPGDRIVTALTGMAAELAGRDSGIDLREAGGGWRMYTRSRYAPYVERLLLDGARSKLTRAALETLAVVAYRQPVTRARVSAVRGVNVDAVIRTLLARGLITEAGTDPDSGAVTFATTELFLERLGLSSLADLPDIAPLLPDVDMIDDLSESLGDEPRFAKLGAVPAPTGQPMSFDVDKDDR; encoded by the coding sequence ATGACCGACGAGATCTCCGAAGGCAACCTCGGCATCGACGTCGCGACCGCCCCCGAGCTCGACGATTCCGAACTGCGCAACGTACTCGAGGCGCTGCTGCTGGTCGTCGACACCCCGGCCACCGTCGATCAACTGGCCGCCGTGATCGAACAGCCCGGCGACCGGATCGTCACCGCACTGACCGGGATGGCCGCTGAGCTGGCCGGTCGCGACAGCGGCATCGACCTGCGTGAGGCGGGCGGCGGCTGGCGGATGTACACCAGGTCGCGCTACGCCCCCTACGTGGAGCGGTTGCTGCTCGACGGCGCCCGCTCCAAGCTGACCCGCGCCGCGCTGGAGACGCTGGCCGTGGTTGCCTACCGCCAGCCCGTGACCCGTGCGCGGGTCAGTGCTGTCCGAGGGGTCAACGTCGACGCCGTGATCCGCACGCTGCTGGCCCGTGGGCTGATCACCGAGGCCGGCACCGACCCTGACTCCGGTGCGGTGACGTTCGCCACCACAGAGCTGTTCCTGGAGCGGCTCGGGCTATCGTCGCTGGCTGATCTACCCGACATCGCGCCGTTGCTGCCCGATGTCGACATGATCGACGACCTCAGCGAATCGCTCGGGGACGAACCGAGATTCGCCAAACTGGGCGCTGTGCCCGCACCCACCGGACAGCCGATGTCCTTCGACGTGGACAAGGATGACCGATGA
- a CDS encoding pseudouridine synthase: MTEPDGVRLQKVLSQAGIASRRVAEKMILDGRVEVDGRIVTELGTRVDPAGSEIRVDGTRVQLDDTLMYLAINKPLGMHSTMSDDRGRPCVGDLVEHRVRGNKGLFHVGRLDADTEGLMLLTNDGELAHRLMHPSYEVPKTYIATVLGTVPRGLGKKLRAGVELDDGPVRVDDFAVVDALPGRSMVRVTLHEGRKRIVRRLLAAVGFPVQELVRTDIGSVSLGEQRPGSIRVLTRKEIGELYKAVGM, encoded by the coding sequence ATGACCGAACCCGATGGTGTCCGACTACAGAAAGTGTTGTCGCAGGCAGGAATCGCCTCGCGGCGTGTCGCCGAGAAGATGATCCTCGACGGCCGTGTGGAGGTCGACGGCCGCATCGTCACTGAACTGGGCACCCGGGTGGATCCTGCCGGCTCGGAGATCCGCGTCGACGGCACGCGGGTCCAGCTCGACGACACCCTCATGTATCTGGCCATCAACAAGCCGCTCGGTATGCACTCCACGATGTCCGACGACCGGGGACGACCGTGCGTCGGCGACCTCGTCGAGCACCGGGTGCGCGGCAACAAGGGGTTGTTCCACGTCGGGCGGCTCGACGCCGACACCGAGGGCCTGATGCTGCTGACCAACGACGGTGAACTGGCACACCGGTTGATGCACCCGTCCTACGAGGTGCCGAAGACATATATCGCGACCGTGCTCGGCACCGTGCCGCGCGGGTTGGGCAAGAAGTTGCGCGCGGGCGTCGAGCTGGACGACGGTCCGGTTCGGGTCGACGATTTCGCGGTGGTGGACGCTCTACCCGGTCGATCGATGGTCAGGGTCACCCTGCACGAGGGCCGCAAGCGTATCGTTCGTCGACTGTTGGCGGCCGTCGGATTCCCGGTGCAGGAGTTGGTGCGCACCGACATCGGGTCGGTGTCGCTCGGCGAGCAGCGTCCCGGCAGCATCCGGGTGTTGACCCGCAAGGAGATCGGTGAACTGTACAAGGCGGTGGGAATGTGA
- the cmk gene encoding (d)CMP kinase encodes MTDGLVIAVDGPAGTGKSSVSKGLARALGARYLDTGAMYRLVTLAVLRSGIDPADAQAVAAAVDGVELSVGHDPDEDRSLLAGEDVSAEIRGDAVTQAVSAVSAVPAVRARLVELQRRLSDGPDSVVVEGRDIGTVVLPDADVKIFLTASAEERARRRNNQNVAGGQADDYTAVLADVRRRDHLDSTRTVSPLRAADDALVVDTSDMTETEVVAHLQDLVHQRAGARR; translated from the coding sequence GTGACTGACGGGTTGGTGATCGCCGTCGACGGCCCCGCTGGAACTGGAAAGTCCTCGGTGTCAAAGGGTTTGGCGCGCGCACTGGGTGCAAGGTATCTCGACACCGGCGCGATGTACCGGCTCGTGACGCTGGCGGTGCTGCGCTCGGGCATCGATCCCGCTGATGCGCAAGCGGTGGCCGCGGCGGTGGATGGGGTCGAACTCTCGGTCGGCCATGACCCCGACGAGGACCGCTCTCTGCTTGCCGGAGAAGACGTTTCGGCCGAGATCCGCGGTGACGCCGTCACGCAGGCGGTGTCCGCGGTGTCGGCGGTGCCCGCGGTGCGGGCGCGGCTGGTGGAACTGCAGCGCCGCCTGTCCGACGGACCGGACAGCGTCGTCGTCGAAGGCCGCGACATCGGCACCGTGGTGTTGCCCGACGCGGACGTCAAGATCTTCCTGACCGCCTCGGCCGAGGAACGGGCCCGCCGGCGCAACAACCAGAACGTCGCCGGCGGTCAAGCCGACGACTACACCGCGGTGCTGGCCGACGTCCGGCGCCGCGACCATCTCGACTCGACGCGGACCGTCTCGCCGCTGCGCGCCGCCGACGACGCCCTCGTGGTCGACACCAGCGATATGACGGAAACCGAAGTGGTCGCGCACCTGCAGGATCTGGTGCACCAAAGGGCAGGAGCGCGACGATGA
- a CDS encoding segregation/condensation protein A, translating to MSGEDREQPDKSGFQVRLTNFEGPFDLLLQLIFAHRLDVTEVALHQVTDDFIGYTKTIGRQLGLDETTAFLVIAATLLDLKAARLLPAGEVHDEEDLALLEVRDLLFARLLQYRAFKHVAVMFAELEAAALRSYPRAVSLEPRYSELLPEVMLGVDAAHFAEIAASAFTPRPVPTVGTEHLHVSAVSVPEQAKRLLALLEQRGVGQWATFADLVADCEGGIEIVGRFLALLELYRARAVAFDQAEPLGVLQVSWTGDRPTNDHLATVDAGEQREQ from the coding sequence GTGAGCGGCGAGGACCGGGAGCAGCCAGACAAGAGCGGTTTCCAGGTTCGGCTGACCAATTTCGAGGGGCCGTTCGATCTGCTCCTCCAGCTGATCTTCGCCCACCGGCTCGACGTGACCGAGGTCGCGCTGCACCAGGTGACCGACGACTTCATCGGCTACACCAAGACGATCGGCCGCCAGCTCGGGCTCGACGAGACGACGGCATTCCTGGTGATCGCCGCCACACTGCTCGATCTCAAGGCCGCCCGCCTGCTTCCGGCCGGTGAGGTGCACGACGAAGAAGACCTCGCCCTGCTCGAAGTGCGCGATCTGCTGTTCGCGCGGTTGCTGCAGTACCGGGCGTTCAAACACGTGGCGGTGATGTTCGCCGAGCTGGAGGCCGCCGCGCTGCGCAGCTATCCGCGGGCGGTCTCGCTGGAGCCCCGCTACAGCGAACTGTTACCCGAGGTCATGCTCGGCGTCGACGCGGCGCACTTCGCCGAGATCGCGGCCTCGGCGTTCACCCCGCGGCCGGTCCCCACCGTCGGCACCGAGCACCTGCACGTGTCGGCGGTGTCGGTGCCCGAACAGGCCAAGCGGTTGCTGGCGCTGCTGGAACAGCGCGGGGTCGGCCAGTGGGCCACATTCGCCGATCTGGTCGCCGACTGCGAGGGCGGCATCGAGATCGTCGGCCGGTTCCTGGCGCTGCTCGAGTTGTACCGGGCGCGGGCGGTAGCATTCGACCAGGCAGAACCGCTTGGTGTGCTCCAGGTTTCGTGGACCGGGGATCGGCCGACCAACGACCACCTGGCAACCGTCGACGCGGGGGAACAACGAGAGCAATGA
- a CDS encoding MerR family transcriptional regulator: MTGASVRSLRYYEQRRLLLSRRTGGGQRIYEQDAIERVLLIRELFAAGLSSDGVVKLLPCIDSGTATPAMVQHLVCERARIDAEVSRLTATRDRLDHIITETRRNLLSRPAVAHP, from the coding sequence ATGACGGGTGCCAGCGTGCGTTCACTGCGCTACTACGAACAGCGGCGGCTGTTGTTGTCGCGCCGGACCGGCGGCGGGCAGCGCATCTATGAGCAGGATGCGATCGAGCGTGTCTTGCTCATACGGGAATTGTTCGCCGCCGGCCTGAGTAGCGACGGCGTGGTGAAGCTGCTGCCCTGCATCGACTCGGGAACGGCGACACCGGCAATGGTGCAGCACCTGGTCTGCGAACGGGCCCGGATCGACGCCGAAGTGAGCAGGCTGACCGCCACGCGTGACCGCCTTGACCACATCATCACCGAGACGCGGCGCAACCTCCTGTCCCGACCCGCGGTCGCGCATCCATGA
- a CDS encoding sulfite exporter TauE/SafE family protein, whose translation MFLIALAGVGAGAINAIVGSGTLITFPTLVALGYPPVTSTMSNAVGLVAGGVSGTWGYRRELRGQWHRLRWQIPGSLIGALAGAWLLLHLPERVFIAVVPVLLIAALILVVVGPRIQAWARQRSEKAGRSLDHISRGRMAALVTGTFLVGVYGGYFTAAQGILLIAVMGALLPEDMQRMNAAKNLLSLVVNIVAAVAYTLVAFDRISWAAAGLIAIGSLIGGFLGAHYGRRLSPGALRAVIVVVGLIGLWRLVTV comes from the coding sequence ATGTTCCTCATCGCCCTGGCAGGCGTCGGTGCGGGCGCGATCAACGCCATCGTGGGGTCCGGCACGCTGATCACCTTCCCGACACTGGTCGCACTCGGCTATCCGCCGGTCACGTCGACCATGTCGAACGCGGTCGGTCTGGTGGCCGGGGGAGTGTCCGGCACCTGGGGGTATCGCCGTGAACTGCGTGGGCAGTGGCACCGGCTGCGCTGGCAGATCCCGGGCTCTCTAATCGGCGCGCTCGCCGGCGCGTGGCTGCTGCTGCACCTGCCCGAGAGAGTCTTCATCGCGGTCGTTCCGGTTCTGCTGATCGCCGCGCTGATCCTCGTGGTCGTCGGCCCGAGGATCCAGGCATGGGCCAGGCAACGCTCCGAGAAGGCAGGGCGCTCGCTCGACCACATCAGCCGCGGCAGGATGGCCGCGCTGGTGACCGGGACGTTCCTCGTCGGCGTCTACGGCGGCTACTTCACCGCCGCGCAAGGCATTCTGCTGATCGCGGTGATGGGGGCGCTGCTGCCCGAGGACATGCAGCGGATGAACGCCGCGAAGAACCTGCTGTCGCTGGTCGTGAACATCGTGGCGGCCGTCGCGTATACGTTGGTCGCCTTCGACCGGATCAGCTGGGCCGCTGCGGGTCTGATCGCCATCGGCTCCCTGATCGGCGGATTCCTCGGCGCGCACTACGGCCGCCGGCTGTCGCCGGGCGCGTTGCGTGCGGTCATCGTCGTCGTCGGCCTGATCGGGCTGTGGCGGCTGGTGACCGTCTAG
- a CDS encoding site-specific integrase, with protein sequence MVLATEFGTMVDPRNLLRTVETAARKAGIEDVDAHTMRAAFAWLESSVHIKAASDLLGDPSIAITGDVYGHTSDDTARAAVDALAGRLGLAEVGVQR encoded by the coding sequence ATGGTGCTCGCCACCGAGTTCGGCACGATGGTCGACCCGCGCAATCTGCTAAGGACTGTCGAAACCGCGGCGAGGAAGGCCGGTATCGAAGACGTGGATGCCCACACCATGCGCGCCGCCTTCGCGTGGCTGGAGTCGAGCGTCCATATCAAGGCGGCGTCCGATCTGCTTGGCGACCCGTCCATCGCCATCACCGGCGATGTGTACGGCCACACCTCGGATGACACGGCGCGGGCCGCGGTCGACGCGTTGGCGGGCCGCCTCGGGTTGGCGGAGGTTGGCGTACAGCGGTGA
- a CDS encoding SDR family oxidoreductase → MEIRNATVLVTGANRGLGAEFVRQLIERGAAKVYAAARRAEAVPGGDTRIVPIRLDITDEAMVAAVASAATDVDVVINNAGVMTMQNLVTGEIDAIRLEMATHFWGTLSMTRAFAPILAGNGGGAILNVMSVGSFQVFPGNGAYAAAKAAEWQLTNSTRLELAAQGTQVVGLHLSATDTDMLAGVDMPKNNPAEVIRQALDGLESGLDEVLADADTKAVKVLLAQPPRDMYAGIIQ, encoded by the coding sequence GTGGAGATACGGAATGCAACAGTCCTGGTTACCGGCGCCAACCGAGGTTTAGGTGCGGAGTTCGTCCGACAGCTGATCGAGCGGGGTGCCGCCAAGGTTTATGCCGCAGCGCGGCGGGCGGAAGCTGTTCCCGGCGGTGACACGCGCATCGTGCCGATCCGCCTTGACATCACAGATGAGGCGATGGTGGCAGCAGTCGCCAGCGCTGCCACCGATGTCGACGTGGTGATCAACAATGCTGGCGTTATGACGATGCAGAACCTCGTGACGGGTGAAATTGATGCCATTCGTCTCGAAATGGCCACCCACTTTTGGGGCACACTGTCGATGACACGCGCCTTTGCGCCGATTCTGGCAGGCAATGGCGGTGGCGCCATCCTCAACGTGATGTCGGTCGGATCCTTCCAAGTGTTCCCCGGCAACGGTGCCTATGCCGCGGCCAAAGCCGCCGAGTGGCAGCTGACCAACAGCACTCGACTTGAGTTGGCGGCCCAAGGCACTCAGGTCGTTGGGCTGCACCTGTCGGCCACTGACACCGACATGCTGGCAGGCGTTGACATGCCCAAGAACAACCCTGCCGAGGTGATCCGCCAGGCACTCGACGGCCTGGAGTCTGGGTTAGATGAAGTACTGGCCGACGCCGATACCAAGGCAGTGAAAGTACTGCTGGCTCAACCGCCAAGGGACATGTATGCCGGGATCATCCAGTAA
- the xerD gene encoding site-specific tyrosine recombinase XerD, producing the protein MTTSAVQRSALDDQLQGYLDHLTIERGVAANTLSSYRRDLRRYAEHLIARGVEDLAAVTEADVSDFLVALRRGDPETGVRALSAVSAARTLIAVRGLHRFATAEGLTDVDVARAVKPPTPGRRLPKSLSIDEVLALLDGAGGGSEADGPLTLRNRALLELLYSTGARISEAVGLDLDDVDTHARSVLLRGKGGKQRLVPIGRPAVSALDAYLVRGRPELARRGRGTPAIFLNARGGRLSRQSAWQVLQDAAERAAITSAVSPHTLRHSFATHLLDGGADVRVVQELLGHASVTTTQIYTMVTVHALREVWAGAHPRAR; encoded by the coding sequence ATGACGACCTCGGCTGTTCAACGGTCGGCGCTCGACGATCAGCTGCAGGGTTACCTCGACCATCTGACCATCGAACGCGGCGTCGCCGCGAACACGCTCAGCTCCTACCGGCGCGATCTGCGCCGCTACGCCGAACACCTCATCGCCCGCGGGGTGGAGGACCTCGCCGCGGTCACCGAAGCCGACGTCAGCGACTTCCTGGTGGCGCTGCGGCGCGGCGATCCCGAGACCGGTGTTCGCGCGCTCTCCGCGGTGTCGGCGGCCAGGACGCTGATCGCGGTGCGGGGTCTGCATCGCTTCGCGACCGCCGAGGGGTTGACCGACGTCGACGTCGCCCGCGCGGTCAAACCGCCCACGCCCGGTCGCCGGCTGCCCAAGAGCCTGTCGATCGACGAGGTGCTCGCGCTGCTGGACGGCGCCGGGGGCGGAAGCGAGGCCGACGGGCCCCTCACACTGCGCAACCGGGCGCTGCTCGAACTGCTGTACTCCACCGGCGCCCGCATCTCCGAAGCGGTCGGCCTCGACCTCGACGACGTCGACACCCACGCCCGCTCGGTGCTGCTGCGCGGTAAGGGCGGTAAGCAGCGCCTGGTGCCGATCGGCCGGCCGGCGGTGAGCGCCCTGGACGCCTACCTGGTGCGGGGCCGGCCGGAGCTGGCCCGCCGCGGCCGCGGCACCCCGGCGATCTTCCTCAATGCACGTGGCGGGCGCCTGTCGCGGCAGAGTGCGTGGCAGGTGCTGCAGGACGCCGCCGAGCGGGCGGCGATCACCTCGGCGGTGTCTCCGCACACTCTGCGGCATTCGTTCGCCACCCATCTGCTCGACGGTGGCGCCGACGTGCGCGTGGTGCAGGAACTCCTCGGGCACGCGTCGGTGACGACGACGCAGATCTACACCATGGTGACGGTGCACGCGTTGCGCGAGGTGTGGGCAGGTGCGCACCCGCGGGCGCGCTGA
- a CDS encoding NUDIX domain-containing protein, with protein sequence MAEHDFETVDSDTVYVGNILALRADEVRMPGGATARREVVEHYGAVAIAALDDDGNIALVYQYRHPLGRRLWELPAGLLDMGGEPPHLTAARELQEEAGLSAAQWRVLVDVVSSPGFSDESVRVFLATGITEIDRPEAHDEEADLIVKRVPLSEAVRMVLTGEIVNSIAVAGILAAHALGDDVKSVRPVDAEWTDRPRAFARRKGH encoded by the coding sequence GTGGCTGAGCACGACTTCGAGACCGTCGACAGCGACACCGTCTACGTCGGCAACATCCTGGCGTTGCGTGCTGACGAGGTGCGGATGCCGGGCGGAGCCACCGCCCGCCGGGAGGTCGTCGAGCACTACGGGGCGGTCGCGATCGCCGCGCTCGACGATGACGGCAACATCGCGCTGGTCTACCAGTACCGGCACCCGCTCGGTCGCCGACTGTGGGAACTGCCGGCAGGGCTGCTCGACATGGGCGGTGAGCCGCCGCATCTGACGGCGGCGCGTGAACTGCAGGAGGAGGCGGGGCTGTCCGCGGCGCAGTGGCGGGTGCTCGTCGACGTGGTCTCCTCGCCGGGGTTCAGTGACGAGAGCGTGCGGGTCTTCCTCGCGACGGGGATCACTGAGATCGACCGTCCGGAGGCGCATGACGAAGAGGCCGACCTGATCGTCAAGAGGGTTCCGCTGTCCGAAGCGGTCCGAATGGTGCTGACCGGTGAGATCGTCAATTCGATTGCGGTGGCCGGGATCCTGGCGGCGCACGCCCTCGGCGACGACGTGAAATCTGTGCGCCCCGTCGACGCGGAGTGGACGGACCGGCCTCGCGCCTTCGCCCGCCGAAAAGGTCACTGA